From Pseudomonas sp. G.S.17, the proteins below share one genomic window:
- a CDS encoding LysR family transcriptional regulator, whose translation MDKLLAMQAFVTVVDCGSQTAAADKLGLSRPVISRFLAELEDWTGARLMHRTTRRLNLTAAGTEVLPLCRRMLDLAEDMRAVVATPEVEPKGLLRITASTSFGQAQLMHAITEFVGRYSQVRVDMVLLDRTVNLVDERIDLAIRITNELDPNLIARRLTTCRSVVCASPDYLRTHSAPRVIEDLTLHNCLTHSYHSSSLWHFTRKGVPQSVAVKGNLSSNDSITTMQAALCDAGVALLPTYLAAPLIRQGQLVALLTDCQPMELSIFAVYASRKHMSSALRAMLDFLALRFAPAPAWDSDHFAALPVVTRSFQSVR comes from the coding sequence ATGGACAAATTGTTGGCGATGCAGGCTTTCGTGACCGTCGTCGACTGTGGCAGCCAGACGGCCGCCGCAGACAAGCTTGGTTTGTCCAGGCCAGTGATTTCCAGATTCCTCGCCGAGCTTGAGGACTGGACGGGCGCGCGCCTGATGCATCGTACGACCCGCCGTTTGAACCTGACGGCGGCAGGAACCGAGGTATTGCCCCTGTGCAGGCGCATGCTTGATCTGGCTGAGGATATGCGCGCCGTAGTCGCGACGCCGGAGGTTGAGCCCAAAGGACTGCTGCGCATTACTGCCAGTACCTCGTTTGGGCAGGCTCAGCTTATGCACGCGATAACTGAGTTTGTCGGCCGCTACTCACAGGTCCGCGTCGACATGGTGCTGCTCGACCGCACGGTCAATCTGGTCGATGAGCGCATCGATCTGGCGATTCGTATCACTAACGAGTTGGACCCCAATCTGATTGCACGGCGCTTGACCACCTGCCGTTCGGTGGTTTGTGCCTCACCGGATTACCTGAGGACGCATTCAGCACCCAGGGTGATCGAAGACCTGACACTGCATAACTGCCTGACCCATTCCTATCACAGCAGCAGTCTGTGGCACTTTACCCGCAAGGGCGTGCCACAGAGCGTCGCGGTGAAGGGCAATCTCAGCAGCAATGATTCGATCACCACAATGCAGGCTGCGCTGTGCGACGCGGGAGTGGCGTTGTTGCCGACTTATCTGGCAGCGCCGCTCATCAGGCAAGGTCAGCTGGTCGCGCTGCTGACGGATTGCCAACCGATGGAGTTGAGCATTTTCGCGGTGTATGCCTCGCGTAAACACATGTCGTCAGCATTGCGCGCCATGCTCGACTTTCTGGCTCTGCGGTTTGCCCCCGCACCTGCGTGGGACAGTGATCATTTTGCCGCTTTGCCGGTTGTAACAAGATCCTTTCAATCTGTGCGTTGA
- a CDS encoding MBL fold metallo-hydrolase has protein sequence MLPLPARRLLATFALLGLAGSALAAQPLKLDIYNPGDEAIFPVSSVLVTGEKDAILIDAQFAKPQAEQIVETIRKSGKNLTTIYISHGDPDFYFGLQTFTEAFPNARVVASAQTVAHIKETKDAKLAYWGPKLGAGAPDKVIVPEVLQGNELKLEGQKLQIIGLDGPQPDRTFVWIPSINAVMGGVVLSNNIHVWMADTQSAKSHQDWLATLAAIEKLQPATIVPGHFLPGELKPNQSPDFTARYIKTFDAETTKAKDSVSLIEAMKAHYPKLADESSLVLSAKVAKGEMKW, from the coding sequence ATGCTACCGCTCCCCGCACGACGGCTTTTGGCCACTTTCGCCCTGCTCGGGCTCGCAGGCTCCGCTCTGGCGGCACAGCCGTTGAAACTGGACATTTACAACCCGGGTGATGAGGCCATCTTTCCGGTCTCCTCGGTGCTGGTGACTGGCGAGAAGGACGCCATTCTGATCGATGCTCAATTTGCCAAACCCCAGGCTGAGCAGATCGTCGAAACAATCCGCAAGAGCGGCAAGAATCTGACCACCATTTACATCAGTCATGGCGACCCGGACTTCTATTTTGGCCTGCAAACCTTCACCGAGGCCTTCCCCAACGCCAGGGTCGTGGCCAGCGCCCAGACCGTAGCCCATATCAAGGAAACCAAGGATGCCAAGCTCGCTTACTGGGGACCGAAACTTGGTGCTGGCGCGCCCGACAAGGTCATTGTTCCTGAAGTGCTTCAGGGCAACGAGCTGAAGCTTGAAGGCCAGAAACTGCAGATCATCGGCCTGGACGGTCCACAGCCGGATCGCACGTTCGTGTGGATCCCCTCAATCAACGCCGTGATGGGTGGCGTGGTGCTGTCCAACAATATTCACGTATGGATGGCGGACACCCAAAGCGCGAAATCCCATCAGGATTGGCTGGCGACGCTGGCGGCGATCGAAAAACTGCAGCCTGCGACCATTGTGCCCGGTCATTTCCTGCCGGGTGAGCTGAAGCCGAATCAATCGCCCGACTTTACCGCGCGCTATATCAAAACCTTCGACGCCGAAACGACCAAGGCCAAAGACTCCGTCTCACTGATTGAAGCGATGAAAGCGCACTACCCAAAGCTGGCGGATGAATCGTCACTGGTGCTGAGCGCGAAAGTGGCCAAGGGTGAGATGAAGTGGTAG
- a CDS encoding SDR family oxidoreductase, producing the protein MSDWVVEAASSSNGRVALVTGAARGIGLGIAAWLITEGWQVVLADIDRPRGLRVTEVLGENALFVGMDVASEEQVSAGVAEVIGRFGRLDALVCNAAVADPRNSTLESLSLAHWNRVLAVNLNGPMLLAKHCAPYLRAHCGSIVNLTSTRARQSEPDTEAYAASKGGLLALTHALAISLGPEIRVNAVSPGWIDVRDPSVRRAEPLSDADHAQHPAGRVGNVEDVAAMVAWLLSRNAGFITGQEFVVDGGMTRKMVYVE; encoded by the coding sequence GTGAGCGATTGGGTGGTGGAGGCCGCCAGCTCCAGCAATGGCCGGGTGGCCTTGGTCACCGGTGCGGCACGCGGGATTGGCCTGGGCATCGCTGCCTGGCTGATTACCGAGGGCTGGCAGGTCGTGCTCGCCGACATTGATCGTCCCCGTGGCTTGCGGGTGACCGAAGTGCTCGGCGAGAACGCGTTGTTCGTTGGCATGGATGTGGCCAGCGAAGAACAGGTCTCGGCGGGTGTTGCCGAGGTGATCGGACGCTTCGGGCGCCTGGATGCACTGGTGTGCAACGCTGCGGTGGCTGATCCGCGCAACTCCACTCTCGAAAGCTTGAGCCTTGCCCACTGGAATCGTGTGCTGGCCGTCAACCTCAATGGTCCGATGCTGCTGGCCAAGCACTGTGCGCCGTACCTGCGCGCTCACTGCGGCAGTATCGTCAACCTGACCTCGACGCGCGCTCGTCAATCAGAACCCGATACGGAAGCTTACGCGGCCAGCAAGGGCGGTTTGCTGGCGTTGACTCACGCCCTGGCGATCAGCCTTGGCCCTGAAATCAGGGTCAATGCGGTGAGCCCCGGCTGGATCGATGTTCGCGACCCGTCTGTGAGGCGCGCTGAGCCGTTGTCTGACGCCGATCATGCGCAGCATCCGGCGGGCAGGGTAGGGAACGTGGAGGACGTGGCAGCGATGGTTGCCTGGCTGCTGTCGCGCAATGCCGGTTTCATTACCGGGCAGGAGTTCGTGGTCGACGGCGGCATGACCCGCAAAATGGTTTATGTGGAGTGA
- a CDS encoding O-succinylhomoserine sulfhydrylase translates to MTQEWDAGRLDSDLEGVGFDTLAVRAGQHRTPEGEHGDPMFFTSSYVFRTAADAAARFAGEVPGNVYSRYTNPTVRSFEERIAALEGAEQAVATATGMAAILATVMSLCSAGDHVLVSRSVFGSTISLFEKYFKRFGVEVDYVPLAELAGWDAAIKSNTRLLFVESPSNPLAELVDIAALAEIAHAKGAMLVVDNCFCTPALQQPLLLGADVVVHSATKFIDGQGRCMGGVVAGRSEQMKEVVGFLRTAGPTLSPFNAWIFLKGLETLNLRMRAHCASALELAEWLEQQDGIEKVHYAGLKSHPQHALAQRQQKGFGAVVSFEVKGGKDGAWRFIDATRLISITANLGDSKTTITHPSTTSHGRLAPQEREAAGIRDSLIRVAVGLEDVADLKADLVRGLAAL, encoded by the coding sequence ATGACTCAGGAATGGGATGCCGGTCGGCTGGACAGCGATCTTGAAGGCGTGGGTTTTGACACCCTCGCCGTACGGGCAGGTCAACACCGCACGCCGGAAGGCGAGCACGGCGACCCGATGTTCTTCACCTCCAGTTATGTGTTCCGCACGGCCGCCGACGCGGCCGCGCGTTTCGCCGGTGAAGTGCCGGGCAACGTTTACTCGCGCTACACCAACCCGACCGTGCGCTCCTTCGAAGAGCGCATCGCCGCGCTGGAAGGTGCAGAGCAGGCAGTCGCCACTGCGACGGGCATGGCGGCAATTCTGGCCACGGTCATGAGTCTGTGCAGCGCGGGCGACCATGTACTGGTGTCGCGTAGCGTGTTCGGTTCGACCATCAGCCTGTTCGAGAAGTACTTCAAGCGCTTTGGTGTTGAAGTCGACTACGTGCCGCTGGCTGAACTGGCCGGCTGGGATGCGGCGATCAAGTCGAACACCAGGCTGCTGTTCGTTGAATCACCGTCCAATCCACTGGCTGAATTGGTGGATATCGCGGCTCTGGCCGAGATCGCCCACGCCAAGGGCGCGATGCTGGTGGTGGATAACTGCTTCTGTACGCCGGCGCTGCAACAACCGTTGCTGCTGGGTGCTGACGTGGTTGTGCATTCGGCCACCAAGTTCATCGACGGCCAGGGTCGTTGCATGGGCGGCGTGGTTGCCGGACGCAGCGAGCAGATGAAGGAAGTTGTGGGTTTCCTGCGTACGGCCGGTCCGACCCTGAGCCCCTTCAATGCCTGGATTTTCCTCAAGGGCCTTGAAACCCTGAACCTGCGCATGCGCGCTCATTGCGCCAGTGCTCTTGAGTTGGCCGAATGGCTGGAACAGCAGGACGGTATCGAGAAGGTGCATTACGCCGGTCTCAAGAGCCATCCACAGCATGCTCTGGCTCAACGTCAGCAGAAAGGCTTTGGTGCAGTGGTCAGTTTTGAAGTCAAAGGCGGCAAGGACGGCGCATGGCGGTTCATCGACGCAACTCGCCTGATCTCCATCACGGCGAACCTGGGTGACAGCAAAACCACCATCACTCACCCGAGCACCACGTCTCATGGGCGTCTGGCGCCTCAGGAACGGGAAGCGGCGGGCATTCGTGACAGCCTGATTCGCGTCGCGGTCGGTCTGGAAGATGTTGCTGACCTCAAAGCTGATCTCGTGCGTGGTCTGGCGGCATTGTGA
- the purF gene encoding amidophosphoribosyltransferase: MCGIVGIVGKSNVNQALYDALTVLQHRGQDAAGIVTSHDGRLFLRKDNGLVRDVFHQRHMQRLVGHMGIGHVRYPTAGSSTSAEAQPFYVNSPYGITLAHNGNLTNVEQLAKEIYESDLRHVNTNSDSEVLLNVFAHELARRGKLQPTEEDVFAAVSDVHNRCRGGYAVVAMITGYGIVGFRDPDAIRPIVFGQRHTDEGVEYMIASESVSLDVLGFTLIRDLAPGEAVYITEDGKLHTRQCAANPKYAPCIFEHVYLARPDSIIDGISVYKARLRMGEKLADKILRERPDHDIDVVIPIPDTSRTAALELANHLGVKFREGFVKNRYIGRTFIMPGQAARKKSVRQKLNAIELEFRGKNVMLVDDSIVRGTTCKQIIQMAREAGAKNVYFCSAAPAVRYPNVYGIDMPSAHELIAHNRTTQDVADLIGADWLIYQDLSDLIEAVSGSKKIKIDNFDCSVFDGKYVTGDIDEHYLNKIEQARNDASKVKTQAVSAIIDLYNN, translated from the coding sequence ATGTGTGGCATCGTCGGTATCGTTGGTAAGTCGAATGTCAATCAGGCGCTGTATGACGCGCTAACCGTCCTCCAGCACCGCGGCCAGGACGCTGCCGGTATCGTAACCAGTCATGATGGCCGGTTATTCCTGCGCAAGGACAATGGTTTGGTTCGTGACGTATTCCATCAGCGCCATATGCAGCGCCTGGTCGGACATATGGGCATTGGCCATGTGCGTTATCCAACAGCGGGCAGCTCGACCTCGGCCGAGGCCCAGCCGTTCTACGTCAACTCGCCGTATGGCATCACGTTGGCCCATAACGGCAACCTGACCAACGTTGAGCAACTGGCCAAGGAGATTTACGAGTCCGACCTGCGCCATGTCAACACCAATTCCGACTCGGAAGTGCTGCTCAACGTCTTCGCCCATGAACTGGCCCGGCGCGGCAAGTTGCAGCCCACCGAAGAAGACGTCTTCGCGGCCGTGTCCGACGTGCACAATCGTTGCCGTGGCGGCTATGCCGTCGTCGCGATGATCACCGGTTACGGCATCGTCGGTTTCCGTGACCCGGATGCCATCCGCCCGATCGTATTCGGCCAGCGTCATACCGACGAAGGCGTCGAGTACATGATCGCCTCGGAAAGCGTTTCCCTGGACGTCCTGGGCTTCACGCTGATCCGTGACCTGGCACCGGGCGAAGCGGTTTACATCACAGAAGACGGCAAGCTGCATACCCGTCAATGTGCGGCGAACCCGAAATACGCACCGTGCATCTTCGAACACGTCTATCTGGCGCGTCCGGACTCGATCATCGACGGCATCTCGGTCTACAAGGCGCGTCTGCGCATGGGCGAGAAGCTGGCCGACAAGATCCTGCGCGAGCGTCCGGATCACGACATCGACGTGGTTATCCCGATTCCCGACACCAGCCGTACCGCCGCTCTTGAGCTGGCGAATCACCTGGGCGTCAAGTTTCGCGAAGGCTTCGTCAAGAACCGTTACATCGGCCGCACGTTCATCATGCCCGGCCAGGCCGCACGGAAAAAATCCGTACGCCAGAAGCTCAATGCCATCGAGCTGGAATTCCGCGGCAAGAACGTGATGCTGGTGGACGACTCCATCGTGCGCGGCACCACTTGCAAGCAGATCATCCAGATGGCTCGTGAAGCGGGCGCCAAGAACGTTTATTTCTGTTCCGCCGCACCGGCAGTTCGCTATCCGAACGTGTATGGCATCGACATGCCGAGCGCTCACGAGCTGATCGCCCACAACCGTACCACTCAGGACGTCGCTGATCTGATCGGCGCCGACTGGTTGATCTATCAGGATTTGAGTGACCTGATCGAAGCGGTCAGCGGCAGCAAAAAGATCAAGATCGATAACTTCGATTGCTCGGTCTTCGACGGCAAGTACGTGACCGGCGATATCGACGAGCATTACCTGAACAAGATCGAGCAGGCGCGCAACGACGCCTCCAAGGTCAAGACTCAGGCGGTGAGCGCGATCATCGATCTGTACAACAACTAA
- a CDS encoding CvpA family protein, whose translation MPFTPVDWAILGIVVISALISLKRGFVKEALSLVTWIIAGVVAWMFGAGLSQYLVSYIETPSFRVIAACTILFVATLLVGAMINFLIGELIRVTGLSGTDRFLGMVFGAARGGLLVVVAVGLLSLGPVQQDQWWQQSRLLPQFLMVADWSKNLILGMSSKWLASGISVPADLPFKDHLLPPTMPQEVLGKSSSTK comes from the coding sequence GTGCCATTTACCCCGGTCGACTGGGCGATCCTCGGGATTGTCGTCATTTCTGCTCTGATCAGTCTCAAGCGCGGCTTCGTCAAGGAAGCCCTGTCGCTGGTGACCTGGATCATTGCAGGCGTCGTTGCCTGGATGTTCGGTGCGGGGCTTTCGCAGTATCTGGTCAGTTATATCGAGACGCCCTCGTTCAGGGTGATCGCAGCCTGTACTATTCTGTTTGTCGCCACCTTGCTGGTCGGCGCAATGATCAACTTTCTTATCGGAGAACTGATTCGAGTCACCGGGCTTTCCGGGACCGATCGTTTTCTCGGCATGGTCTTCGGCGCGGCGCGCGGGGGCTTGCTTGTCGTAGTGGCGGTCGGGCTGTTGAGCCTGGGGCCGGTGCAACAGGATCAATGGTGGCAGCAGTCCAGATTGTTGCCACAATTTCTCATGGTCGCTGACTGGTCGAAAAACCTGATTCTCGGGATGTCCAGCAAGTGGCTCGCCAGCGGCATCAGCGTACCTGCTGATCTGCCGTTCAAGGATCACCTTCTGCCGCCTACAATGCCGCAGGAAGTGCTCGGTAAATCCAGTTCCACTAAGTAG
- a CDS encoding SPOR domain-containing protein, whose protein sequence is MALLDNVFKQRMVGALVLIAVAVIFLPMLFTRQDESHRVLVDAPAAPQTPPTPQVRIEPVPVPEPQALPQEPVPGDDEIGQIAQAPSAPIAPAPPAAKPVPAPAAPVAKPAPKPAAPAPAPAAPAAAPAQAATKPATPGGVDANGLSVSWSVQLASLSNRANADNLQKTLRTQGYNAYIRSADGVNRVFVGPLIERAEADRLRDQLDKQQKLKGIVVRFQPERG, encoded by the coding sequence ATGGCACTGCTGGATAACGTATTCAAACAGCGAATGGTCGGCGCACTGGTGCTTATTGCCGTGGCGGTGATCTTCCTGCCAATGCTGTTCACGCGACAGGACGAGTCGCATCGGGTATTGGTCGACGCGCCGGCTGCTCCGCAGACACCACCGACGCCTCAGGTGCGGATTGAGCCGGTTCCGGTTCCCGAACCTCAGGCCCTGCCTCAGGAGCCAGTACCGGGCGACGACGAAATTGGCCAGATTGCCCAGGCTCCATCGGCGCCAATCGCGCCTGCGCCGCCCGCTGCCAAGCCAGTTCCTGCGCCAGCTGCGCCTGTTGCCAAGCCGGCACCCAAGCCCGCCGCACCAGCTCCGGCGCCAGCCGCCCCGGCAGCAGCGCCAGCTCAAGCCGCGACCAAACCGGCCACGCCTGGCGGCGTCGATGCCAATGGCCTGTCGGTCAGCTGGTCGGTGCAACTGGCGAGCCTGTCGAATCGGGCCAATGCCGACAATCTGCAGAAAACCCTGCGTACCCAGGGCTATAACGCGTATATCCGTAGCGCCGACGGTGTGAATCGAGTGTTTGTCGGTCCGCTGATCGAGCGCGCCGAAGCCGATCGGCTGCGCGACCAGCTCGACAAACAGCAGAAACTCAAGGGCATCGTCGTACGCTTCCAGCCCGAACGCGGCTGA
- the folC gene encoding bifunctional tetrahydrofolate synthase/dihydrofolate synthase: MTPGSLGDWLAYLEQLHPSAIDMGLERSQQVARQLGLTRPAPKVITVTGTNGKGSTCAFLAALLQAQGLKVGVYSSPHLLRYNERVQVQGVEATDVELCDAFAAVEAARGDVTLTYFEMGTLAAFWLFEQAALDVAVLEVGLGGRLDAVNLIDADLALVTSIGIDHADWLGDSRESVAFEKAGIFRDGRPALCGDLDPPAPLLAQAAALNCPLWLRGREFDLSVTDHNWNWLGRNGAGELVELRDLPLLDLPMENAALALQAYLLLDIAWQPEVIRSALLGTRIIGRLDRRSFKWHGKHLHLLLDVGHNPHAAQFLARRMAQRPVVGKRLAVFGLLADKELEGVVAELVGSIAEWAVAPLPTSRSRPASDLQLALQNLGAKVTSYQSVALALEAQCAHATADDEILLFGSFYCVAEALEWLTRHAKEEAANGTAG, translated from the coding sequence ATGACCCCAGGATCGCTGGGCGACTGGCTCGCCTATCTGGAGCAGTTGCACCCTTCGGCCATTGATATGGGGCTGGAGCGTTCGCAACAGGTTGCCCGGCAACTGGGTCTGACCCGTCCTGCGCCCAAGGTGATTACTGTCACCGGGACCAACGGCAAGGGTTCGACCTGCGCTTTCCTCGCGGCATTGCTGCAGGCGCAAGGCTTGAAAGTCGGCGTCTACAGCTCACCGCACCTGTTGCGTTACAACGAGCGGGTGCAGGTGCAGGGCGTCGAAGCCACTGACGTGGAACTGTGCGATGCCTTTGCCGCTGTCGAGGCTGCGCGGGGCGATGTCACGCTGACGTATTTCGAGATGGGCACCCTGGCGGCTTTCTGGCTGTTCGAGCAGGCCGCACTGGATGTTGCCGTGCTTGAAGTCGGTCTCGGCGGTCGGCTGGATGCGGTCAATCTGATCGATGCGGATCTGGCGCTGGTGACCAGCATCGGCATCGACCATGCCGACTGGCTGGGCGACAGTCGTGAATCTGTCGCCTTCGAAAAGGCGGGCATTTTCCGCGATGGTCGTCCCGCGCTCTGTGGCGATCTGGACCCTCCGGCGCCGTTGCTAGCCCAGGCTGCGGCACTCAATTGCCCGCTGTGGTTGCGCGGTCGCGAGTTCGATCTGTCGGTCACCGACCACAACTGGAACTGGCTGGGGCGCAACGGGGCAGGGGAGTTGGTTGAATTACGCGACCTGCCACTGCTCGATTTGCCCATGGAGAACGCCGCACTCGCGTTGCAGGCCTATTTGTTGCTGGATATTGCCTGGCAACCTGAGGTGATTCGCTCGGCATTGCTCGGCACGCGGATTATCGGTCGCCTGGATCGTCGTTCGTTCAAGTGGCATGGCAAGCACCTGCATTTATTGCTGGATGTGGGCCATAACCCCCACGCTGCACAGTTTCTCGCCCGTCGCATGGCGCAGCGTCCGGTCGTTGGCAAGCGCCTTGCGGTGTTCGGTTTGCTGGCCGACAAGGAGCTTGAAGGTGTGGTTGCCGAGCTGGTGGGCAGTATCGCCGAATGGGCTGTTGCGCCATTGCCGACCTCTCGCAGTCGCCCGGCGTCCGATCTTCAGCTTGCGCTACAGAACCTTGGCGCAAAAGTGACGTCCTATCAGAGTGTTGCGTTGGCGCTGGAAGCTCAGTGCGCGCACGCCACGGCCGATGATGAAATATTGCTGTTCGGGTCTTTTTACTGTGTTGCCGAGGCCCTGGAATGGTTGACCCGGCACGCCAAAGAGGAAGCTGCAAATGGCACTGCTGGATAA
- the accD gene encoding acetyl-CoA carboxylase, carboxyltransferase subunit beta gives MSNWLVDKLIPSIMRSEVKKSSVPEGLWHKCPSCEAVLYRPELEKTLDVCPKCNHHMRIGARARLNIFLDTDGRAEIGADLEPVDRLKFRDSKKYKDRLTGAQKQTGEKDALISMSGSLLGMPVVACAFEFSFMGGSMGAIVGERFVQAANYALEKRCPMICFAASGGARMQEALISLMQMAKTSAVLARLREEGLPFISVLTDPVYGGVSASLAMLGDVIVAEPKALIGFAGPRVIEQTVREKLPEGFQRSEFLLEHGAIDLIVHRQELRPRLGSLLAQFMNLPTPKFVPPVIEPIVVPPIPANV, from the coding sequence ATGAGCAACTGGTTGGTAGACAAGCTGATCCCTTCGATCATGCGTTCCGAGGTCAAGAAAAGCTCGGTTCCCGAAGGTCTTTGGCATAAGTGCCCTTCTTGCGAAGCGGTGCTTTATCGTCCGGAACTGGAAAAGACCCTGGACGTCTGCCCCAAGTGCAACCACCACATGCGTATTGGCGCCCGGGCACGTCTGAACATCTTTCTGGATACCGATGGCCGTGCCGAAATCGGCGCTGATCTGGAGCCAGTGGATCGCCTGAAGTTTCGCGACAGCAAGAAATACAAGGATCGTCTCACCGGCGCGCAGAAGCAGACCGGTGAAAAGGATGCGCTGATTTCCATGAGCGGGTCCTTGCTGGGCATGCCAGTGGTCGCTTGCGCATTCGAGTTCTCCTTCATGGGTGGTTCGATGGGGGCTATCGTTGGCGAGCGTTTCGTACAGGCCGCCAACTACGCGCTGGAAAAACGTTGTCCGATGATCTGCTTCGCGGCCTCCGGCGGCGCGCGCATGCAGGAAGCCCTGATTTCCCTGATGCAGATGGCCAAGACGTCGGCTGTGCTGGCCCGTCTTCGTGAAGAAGGCCTGCCGTTTATCTCGGTACTCACTGACCCGGTCTACGGCGGTGTTTCCGCGAGTCTGGCAATGCTCGGCGACGTCATCGTTGCAGAACCCAAGGCGCTGATCGGTTTCGCCGGTCCTCGCGTCATCGAGCAGACCGTACGCGAGAAGCTGCCTGAAGGCTTCCAGCGCAGCGAGTTCCTGCTGGAGCACGGCGCTATCGATTTGATCGTCCATCGCCAGGAGCTGCGTCCGCGTCTGGGCAGTCTGCTCGCGCAATTCATGAACCTGCCGACGCCTAAATTCGTCCCGCCGGTAATTGAGCCTATCGTTGTACCACCGATCCCGGCGAACGTATGA
- a CDS encoding phosphoribosylanthranilate isomerase translates to MSAVRSKICGITRIEDALAAVEAGADAIGLVFYARSPRAVTVQQARAIIAALPPFVSTVGLFVNASACELNETLDAVPLDLLQFHGDETPEQCEGYHRPYIKALRVQAGDDIAASCRAYSGASGILLDTYVAGVPGGTGETFDWALIPSGLSKPIILAGGLTSANVAQAIAQVRPYAVDVSGGVEKSGGIKDHDKIRAFMSAVHGA, encoded by the coding sequence ATGTCAGCCGTTCGCAGCAAGATCTGCGGCATTACCCGCATAGAAGACGCTTTGGCTGCTGTCGAAGCCGGGGCTGATGCTATCGGGCTGGTGTTTTATGCCAGGAGCCCGCGCGCGGTGACCGTGCAGCAAGCGCGGGCGATCATTGCCGCGCTGCCGCCGTTTGTCAGTACCGTCGGGCTTTTCGTCAATGCCAGTGCCTGCGAACTCAACGAGACGCTGGACGCCGTGCCGCTGGATCTGTTGCAGTTTCATGGCGACGAAACGCCAGAGCAATGTGAAGGCTACCATCGTCCTTACATCAAGGCGTTGCGGGTTCAGGCCGGTGACGATATTGCCGCCAGTTGCCGGGCATATTCCGGAGCCAGCGGTATTTTGCTGGACACCTATGTCGCCGGCGTTCCTGGCGGTACCGGCGAAACCTTTGACTGGGCCTTGATCCCGAGCGGTTTGAGTAAACCGATTATTCTGGCGGGTGGCCTGACGTCCGCCAATGTGGCGCAGGCCATCGCCCAGGTCCGTCCCTATGCGGTGGATGTCAGTGGCGGTGTCGAAAAAAGTGGAGGCATCAAGGACCATGACAAGATCCGCGCATTCATGAGTGCGGTGCATGGCGCTTGA
- the truA gene encoding tRNA pseudouridine(38-40) synthase TruA — protein sequence MAAAGFSRIALGVEYKGSRYCGWQRQASGVLTVQETLENALSKVADSPVSLLCAGRTDAGVHACGQVVHFDTQAERSMKAWVMGANINLPHDVSVTWAKVMPPEFHARFKAIARRYRYVIYNDQIRPAHLGQEITWNHRPLDAERMAQAAQHLVGTHDFSAFRAGQCQAKSPIKQLHHLRVSRHGKMIVIDVRANAFLHHMVRNIAGVLMTIGTGERPIEWARDVLESKVRRTGGVTAHPYGLYLVQVEYRDEFPLPERYVGPHFLTGFSELDG from the coding sequence ATGGCCGCCGCTGGTTTTTCCCGAATCGCACTGGGTGTCGAGTACAAGGGCTCTCGCTATTGCGGCTGGCAGCGTCAGGCTTCCGGGGTGCTGACCGTTCAGGAAACCCTGGAAAATGCGCTGTCCAAAGTCGCCGACTCTCCGGTGTCGCTGTTGTGCGCCGGGCGCACTGACGCGGGCGTGCATGCCTGCGGCCAGGTCGTGCATTTCGACACTCAGGCCGAGCGTTCCATGAAAGCTTGGGTCATGGGTGCCAATATCAATCTGCCCCATGATGTCAGCGTGACCTGGGCGAAAGTGATGCCACCGGAATTCCATGCGCGCTTCAAGGCCATCGCCCGGCGCTATCGTTATGTCATTTATAACGATCAGATTCGTCCGGCTCATCTGGGTCAGGAAATCACCTGGAATCATCGCCCGCTGGATGCCGAGCGCATGGCGCAGGCCGCGCAGCATCTGGTCGGTACGCATGATTTCAGCGCGTTCCGCGCCGGCCAGTGCCAAGCCAAGTCGCCCATCAAACAGCTGCACCATCTGCGCGTTTCGCGACACGGCAAGATGATTGTCATTGATGTGCGCGCCAATGCCTTTCTGCATCACATGGTGCGCAATATCGCGGGCGTGTTGATGACGATCGGCACGGGCGAGCGCCCGATCGAATGGGCGCGGGATGTTCTGGAGAGCAAGGTGCGCAGGACCGGCGGCGTAACGGCACACCCTTATGGGTTGTATCTGGTGCAGGTTGAGTATCGCGACGAGTTTCCATTGCCGGAACGCTACGTCGGGCCGCACTTTCTGACAGGCTTCTCGGAACTTGACGGCTGA